Sequence from the Desulfofalx alkaliphila DSM 12257 genome:
CAGCCTGCTCTGAGAAGATGGGTAAAACTGAGTACTGAGCCAGAGGATTCGGTTGACAAGCGAATTGCCGAGCTTGAAGCTGAAAACAAAGCGCTCAAAAAAGATCTTTCGGACGCAAAGGATACCGTTGAAGTGCTAAAAA
This genomic interval carries:
- a CDS encoding transposase, which gives rise to MGKTSNRYDDEFKAHAVSLVVDKGRPISAVAADLGVSQPALRRWVKLSTEPEDSVDKRIAELEAENKALKKDLSDAKDTVEVLK